Proteins encoded by one window of Aphidius gifuensis isolate YNYX2018 linkage group LG2, ASM1490517v1, whole genome shotgun sequence:
- the LOC122850060 gene encoding BTB/POZ domain-containing protein 6 — MGLIFKDMSSKESFIQAEIKMTIDDPLRKVIFEVGWPGDTWKYIVDRKIFAEKSEWLRARLIGPWSPPPSDPPPIIILDQLDKRGYDYLFKFFNGEKIIFSSVTTARATLDAAHYCLCPEVAKISSDYLIKNLTSSTVLEVYHGLNFYTIDNDYNNQNNTNLLSSPTDDLREIAVACTTLLAACLTVIDLNPDDVLSQEKFEELTAQEVVNLSSRDELRLTKESILFNALDKWSGAECRRNGIEPTPFNKRSVLSDDTWFSVRYLLMSDKEFIQGPMTSGILSSCESAAIVAKILGHNKNHQNEMLKNQSGIIRLSLMPRKRKSPVKYKYCMKPGKKERDDNKKNRRKECASQGQRACARVGDIIIRVLACVFD, encoded by the exons ATGGGATTAATTTTCAAGGACATGTCATCAAAGGAATCATTTATCCAGGCAGAGATCAAGATGACAATTGATGATCCATTACGAAAAGTAATTTTTGAG GTTGGCTGGCCAGGTGACACATGGAAATACATtgttgatagaaaaatatttgctgAAAAATCTGAATGGTTACGTGCAAGATTAATTGGACCATGGTCACCACCACCAAGTGATCCACcaccaataataatacttgatcAACTTGATAAACGTggttatgattatttatttaaattttttaatggtgaaaaaattatattttcatcagtAACAACAGCACGTGCAACACTTGATGCAGCACATTATTGTTTATGTCCAGAAGTTGCTAAAATATCAtctgattatttaattaaaaatttaacatcatcaaCTGTACTTGAAGTTTATCatggattaaatttttatacaattgataatgattataacaatcaaaataatacaaatttattatcatcaccaaCTGATGATTTACGAGaaattg ctgTTGCATGTACAACATTACTTGCAGCATGTTTAActgttattgatttaaatcCTGATGATGTATTGAGTCAAGAAAAATTTGAAGAGTTAACTGCACAAGaagttgttaatttatcatcacgtGATGAGCTAAGATTAACAAAAgaaagtatattatttaatgcaCTTGATAAATGGTCAGGTGCTGAATGTCGAAGAAATGGTATTGAACCAACACCATTTAATAAACGTTCTGTATTATCTGATGACACATGGTTTAGTgttagatatttattaatgagtGATAAAGAATTTATACAGGGACCAATGACAAGTGGTATATTATCAAGTTGTGAATCAGCAGCAATTGTTGCTAAAATACTTggtcataataaaaatcatcaaaatgaaatg TTGAAAAATCAATCAGGTATCATCAGACTGTCATTAATGCCAAGAAAACGTAAATCTccagttaaatataaatattgtatgaaACCTGGTAAAAAAGAacgtgatgataataaaaaaaacagacgAAAAGAGTGTGCTAGTCAGGGACAACGTGCATGTGCACGTGTTGGAGACATTATTATTCGTGTTCTTGCCTGTGTTTTTGATTGA